From the genome of Papaver somniferum cultivar HN1 chromosome 2, ASM357369v1, whole genome shotgun sequence, one region includes:
- the LOC113350036 gene encoding uncharacterized protein LOC113350036, with product MVANTQQFYTRGEPMVRKVNEVGDSSHLEYRMGNMERMMQQIAAAVIPSYTDEVEQASAMYQNHQRSRYDLYSSTYNPSWRDHPNFIYAKKQAAVSNPTFNQQGGYQFMQRPQQETQGTLMMQNMQEISKTMQGFNQFQQKSEMAMRDVQNQVSQLANDMNQLKAQAAGKLPSQPLNHKKNVNSIEIRSGKQIEKPTASPESHERDLVKEVDEAVPKKDD from the coding sequence ATGGTTGCAAACACACAACAATTCTACACTCgaggtgaaccaatggtaagGAAAGTGAATGAAGTTGGTGACTCTTCACATTTGGAATACAGGATGGGTAACATGGAGAGGATGATGCAACAAATAGCAGCGGCTGTAATACCATCATACACCGATGAAGTTGAGCAAGCAAGTGCTATGTACCAAAATCATCAAAGGTCAAGATATGACCTATATTCCAGCACATACAATCCGAGTTGGCGTGATCATCCTAATTTCATCTACGCCAAAAAGCAAGCTGCAGTTTCCAATCCTACTTTCAATCAACAAGGAGGGTACCAATTCATGCAAAGACCACAACAAGAAACTCAAGGTACTCTTATGATGCAAAATATGCAAGAGATTTCAAAGACAATGCAAGGGTTCAACCAATTCCAGCAGAAATCCGAGATGGCTATGAGAGATGTGCAAAACCAAGTTAGTCAATTGGCTAATGATATGAATCAACTCAAGGCACAAGCAGCTGGAAAACTTCCTTCGCAACCACTAAATCATAAAAAGAATGTGAATTCTATTGAGATACGAAGTGGAAAGCAAATAGAGAAACCGACAGCATCACCGGAGTCCCATGAACGTGATTTAGTGAAAGAAGTGGACGAAGCAGTCCCTAAAAAGGATGATTAG